The Culex quinquefasciatus strain JHB chromosome 2, VPISU_Cqui_1.0_pri_paternal, whole genome shotgun sequence genome contains the following window.
CGGAACGTTGGTGTCCTCAGCAAAGGCCGGTGCCAGACGATCGCTCGCCAGAAGCACGCAACAGTGCGATGGAGTGAACTTTCTTCCTCCCAGTTGCGATAGTTGCACCTCAATCCAAGCCTGCATGGGTCCGGTTGGAACCGTGTACCGGGATTGCGAACTTTTGAATCCAGAAAAGCCGTTCTGTAACAATGGTGAATGTTCTGCAACACCATCACTCGGGGATCACTGTATTCCGAATCAAATTAATTGTCTTGGGTCTGGATATTATCCAGGTAAGCTATGATGTGAATTTTGATAAGATCAACTTAATGTAACGATTATCTTTGAACAGATGCGTTGGCGTGTAACCTGTACCACTACTGCGATGCTGCCCACCTATATTCCGATGTTTACCGATGCCCCGACGGTTTCGTCTTCAACCCTGAAACAACCCTGTGCAAGCTTAAGAAATCCGAAGCCGACTGTATGAAGGttttctgtaacaaaaatgaaattttgtctcCGTACGGCACCAGCAAGCAGTTCTTTGGATTTTGCATGATCTTTGATTACATCGTGCCATCGATGATCCGGGTTGGAAAGTGTTCCCCGGGAACTGAGTTTAACGGACAAAAGTGCGTCTACAAGTGTACCGCTGCGGGACGATTCCCGGACAGCGAAGACCCGACGGTGTTTTACGAGTGCTGGGAAAACGGAAGTGGGTTCGAGTCTGGCTCAAGCATATGCAACTCGGGTAAAAAGTTTGACGCGGAGAAGGGGGTGTGTATAATGTAGGCGAGAAAATGATGgaataaaatgatttattttttgatgaaataaaaatattgaagttatCACTATGTTTTATATTCAAATCAACAGAAATCAAGCAGTGTGAAAACTTGTATGGGGAAATCGCTAAGCAATATTACTTACGTGGTCAACAGGGTGACAGTGAAAAAAACGTTATCAGGGGTACCTTCTgattcggtaaaaaaaacgaaactattggcactacgccccccggggcatggccttcctctaacgtgggatttctgctccagcgcctctgacgagacaggagaaaccgggaccgacgttttacttcaccatccgatagaagctcagtggataaggcgggaatcgaacccgcgtctcatagcatcatcgggatcggcagccgaagccgctacccctgcgccacgagacccacactcTGATTCGGTACCTTAGGCAAAAGtgagtaactgtgccaattttgagccaaatcggttgagGTATAAGAGTCGCTAaacattttcatacaaaatcg
Protein-coding sequences here:
- the LOC6047115 gene encoding uncharacterized protein LOC6047115 gives rise to the protein MFMKLLLLAIVLVGFAQADVPGTLVSSAKAGARRSLARSTQQCDGVNFLPPSCDSCTSIQACMGPVGTVYRDCELLNPEKPFCNNGECSATPSLGDHCIPNQINCLGSGYYPDALACNLYHYCDAAHLYSDVYRCPDGFVFNPETTLCKLKKSEADCMKVFCNKNEILSPYGTSKQFFGFCMIFDYIVPSMIRVGKCSPGTEFNGQKCVYKCTAAGRFPDSEDPTVFYECWENGSGFESGSSICNSGKKFDAEKGVCIM